A window of Oryza glaberrima chromosome 2, OglaRS2, whole genome shotgun sequence genomic DNA:
cgggtgctcttaggCTAACATAAACCAATGTTTTCTTCTCGTTCCTACCTGCGTCGACGTGTGACACCCAAATCATCGGATTCAGTAACGGAAACCATAAACTTTACCCTAAAAAACCACGAGTTCACACATCCCAAGAGGTAGGCAAGGCAGCGGCCACACGAACCGCGCAAAAGATGGCCGCGCTGGTATGCCTTGCATGCTCTCACGGTTACGTGCCGAGATTCTCTTCTGCCACGTTGCAAAAAGAGACGCGACCTGTCTTCCCTCTTCAGAGTTCAGTCCCCaacattttttatgggacagataCCAGCAGGCAGCAGTTGCAGTTCCTCACCACAACGCCATCCCCATCCTCCCTGCCATCCTCCCTGCCGTGAGTGCCTTCTTGCGTCGAGTTTGAGCAAAGTTGAATACAGTATCTGCTGTGTTTTTTAGGACAGAAGTTGATACTGTGGAGGAGATGAAGAGGTTACTTGTTCGTGGGCTGTTTTCTTCTCCATCCAGGGGTTTGTTGGGCAAATCTCCTGTCAGGCCTGCACTTTGCAACGATGCTCTTCTCTCCAGGGTGAGTTATCTTGTCCTCCCGCTTCCTGATTTACTTTTTGGATCTCATGCCTTCTCCATCATTGTATTACTGTCGCCAAATACTCCATAAAAAAATACTGTGATTTGTTCATAAGAGGGCATATTTCTAAGCTACTGCTCAAAGCCGAGAGGCCAAAATGTTCAGTTAACAACTCAGATTTACGGTTCCAGTCTAATTGATGAGTACTACAACTCGATTTGTAGTTGCAGTCACTACGCGGTTGAAAATTTGCAATCTAATTTATGAGCACTGTCATTTTTTGTAGTATCGACTAGTGTGTTTATAATGTTCCATTTTCTTGTAATATTGTCAGTTCCTCTCAACGGAGAAAGATGAGAACACAGTGACCGAAATCGGAGAGAAGGCAAGATCAACAGCGGAACAATTCCTCAAGGTGGCCAAGGAGAAGACTGACGAGGTAAGCGAGAAAACAAAGGAAACGATGCACGAAACAAAGGAAGCAATGGTCGGGGAGTCAGATGACGAGAAGGAGAAGTTCAAGCAGAGGGTTGAGGAGGGGAGGTACCATCAGAATTAAGTGGCTAGTGCTCAATTATACTCCATCTTGTAGCTTCAGACTTCAGTGATGGCCTCTGTCAAAAGTCCTAGAACCTGCAGATTGTCCCGTACTACTAGGCTTGGCATGTACTAGGTAGTA
This region includes:
- the LOC127763591 gene encoding uncharacterized protein LOC127763591, whose translation is MKRLLVRGLFSSPSRGLLGKSPVRPALCNDALLSRFLSTEKDENTVTEIGEKARSTAEQFLKVAKEKTDEVSEKTKETMHETKEAMVGESDDEKEKFKQRVEEGRYHQN